The Sulfitobacter sp. S223 genome has a window encoding:
- a CDS encoding BMP family protein has translation MTLMTKFLGAVAATALSAGAALAEPALIFDLGGKFDKSFNEAAYSGAQRWAEESGEAYREIELQSEAQREQALRRFAESGANPIITMGFAMADPLSTVAPDYPDTKFVAIDVTWLEAPNIRQIGFAEHEGSYLVGMLAGMATKSGTVGFIGGMDIPLIRHFGCGYAQGVKAANPDATVVANMTGSTPAAWNDPVKGSELTTAQISQGADVVFAAAGGTGVGVLQTAADSNILSIGVDSNQNHLHPGKVLTSMLKRVDVAVYDALKAGTDVETGVFTLGLAEDGVGYALDENNASLISEEMKAAVDEARAKIIAGDVEVTSYYANDSCPALDF, from the coding sequence ATGACCCTTATGACAAAATTCCTCGGCGCAGTCGCTGCGACCGCGCTGAGCGCCGGTGCAGCATTGGCCGAACCGGCCCTGATCTTTGACCTTGGCGGCAAGTTCGACAAATCCTTCAACGAGGCAGCCTACTCTGGTGCGCAGCGTTGGGCGGAAGAATCCGGTGAAGCATACCGCGAGATCGAGCTTCAGTCCGAAGCACAGCGTGAGCAGGCCCTGCGCCGCTTTGCTGAATCGGGTGCGAACCCAATCATCACCATGGGCTTTGCGATGGCAGATCCGCTGTCGACTGTTGCGCCTGACTATCCGGACACAAAGTTCGTCGCCATCGACGTGACATGGCTGGAAGCGCCAAACATCCGCCAGATCGGCTTTGCCGAACATGAAGGTTCGTATCTGGTTGGTATGCTTGCCGGCATGGCCACAAAAAGCGGCACAGTCGGATTTATCGGCGGCATGGATATCCCGCTGATCCGTCACTTTGGCTGCGGCTACGCCCAAGGCGTCAAGGCTGCCAATCCAGACGCCACAGTTGTTGCCAACATGACAGGCAGCACGCCTGCCGCTTGGAATGACCCGGTAAAAGGCTCCGAGCTGACGACCGCCCAGATCTCTCAGGGTGCCGATGTGGTGTTCGCGGCTGCGGGCGGTACAGGCGTTGGCGTCCTGCAAACGGCTGCCGATAGCAACATCCTGTCCATCGGTGTAGACAGCAACCAGAACCACCTGCACCCGGGCAAAGTGCTGACTTCCATGCTCAAGCGTGTGGATGTTGCGGTTTATGACGCGCTGAAAGCAGGCACCGATGTGGAAACAGGCGTTTTCACTCTTGGCCTTGCCGAAGATGGTGTTGGCTACGCTCTGGATGAAAACAACGCCTCGCTGATCTCGGAAGAGATGAAAGCGGCCGTTGATGAAGCGCGCGCGAAAATCATCGCAGGTGATGTGGAAGTAACTTCCTATTACGCCAACGACAGCTGCCCAGCGCTCGACTTCTAA
- a CDS encoding GNAT family N-acetyltransferase, with product MTPERMAQIHAAAFVHDRGWSRNEFAALAAQPHTDVIFRPDGFALTRTLAGESELLTLAVSPDHQRHGIAHSLLAEWISAASQHADVAFLEVAADNFGALTLYQKSGFTRSGLRKAYYARAGGPAADAVLMTKALTRG from the coding sequence GTGACGCCAGAACGCATGGCGCAGATCCATGCGGCTGCCTTTGTGCACGACCGTGGCTGGAGCAGAAATGAATTTGCGGCTCTTGCCGCCCAGCCCCATACTGATGTGATTTTCAGGCCGGACGGATTCGCGCTCACGCGAACGCTCGCCGGAGAATCAGAGCTTTTGACCCTTGCGGTGTCGCCAGACCATCAACGTCACGGTATTGCGCACAGTCTTTTGGCTGAGTGGATTTCAGCAGCAAGCCAGCACGCAGACGTCGCTTTTCTAGAGGTCGCCGCTGACAATTTTGGCGCGCTAACACTTTATCAAAAAAGCGGTTTTACGCGTAGCGGCCTGCGAAAAGCCTACTATGCGCGCGCAGGCGGCCCCGCAGCAGACGCTGTGCTAATGACAAAGGCGCTTACGCGAGGTTAA
- a CDS encoding NifU family protein yields the protein MFIQTESTPNPATLKFLPGQTVLEMGTADFPTPDTASGSPLATRLFAVEGVTGVFFGTDFVTVTKADAVEWDHLKPGLLGAIMEHFQSGQSVMAADHTASSGHAEHDGEDGAIVGQIKELLDSRVRPAVAQDGGDITFHGFDRGVVYLHMQGACAGCPSSTLTLKMGIENLLRHYIPEVTEVRPVA from the coding sequence ATGTTTATCCAGACAGAATCCACACCGAACCCTGCAACGCTCAAGTTCCTGCCAGGCCAGACGGTCCTGGAAATGGGGACCGCTGATTTCCCAACGCCCGATACGGCCTCCGGCTCACCGCTGGCCACGCGCCTTTTCGCCGTAGAAGGTGTTACCGGCGTGTTTTTCGGAACGGATTTCGTGACCGTCACCAAAGCAGATGCCGTTGAGTGGGATCACCTCAAGCCCGGCCTTCTGGGCGCGATCATGGAGCATTTCCAGTCGGGTCAGTCTGTCATGGCTGCGGATCACACTGCCAGCTCAGGCCATGCTGAGCATGACGGCGAAGACGGCGCGATTGTCGGCCAGATCAAAGAGTTGCTCGACAGCCGCGTCCGCCCGGCCGTAGCGCAAGATGGTGGCGACATTACGTTTCACGGGTTTGACCGTGGCGTGGTCTATCTGCATATGCAGGGCGCTTGCGCCGGTTGCCCCTCATCCACGCTGACGCTGAAGATGGGCATCGAAAACCTGCTGCGGCATTACATCCCCGAAGTGACTGAAGTTCGTCCCGTCGCCTGA
- the tsaB gene encoding tRNA (adenosine(37)-N6)-threonylcarbamoyltransferase complex dimerization subunit type 1 TsaB produces the protein MRAPLILALDTAAAHCAVAVIAGDDVLASRQEPMAKGQAERLLVLAEELLAEAGVQMHQLDAIGVGIGPGNFTGIRIAVSAARGLALALNIPAVGVSAFDALRLGSHGPAICTVDARRETVFAQGYETDTLASPALVHFADLPSDVPVIGANGANPSLPVAVAIARITATRFAQTTDAPAPLYLRAADAAPARDAPPQIVP, from the coding sequence ATGCGCGCTCCCTTAATACTTGCTCTTGATACCGCCGCCGCACATTGTGCCGTGGCGGTTATTGCTGGCGATGACGTGTTGGCAAGCCGACAAGAACCGATGGCCAAAGGTCAGGCCGAGCGGCTGCTTGTGCTTGCCGAAGAACTGCTGGCCGAAGCAGGCGTGCAGATGCATCAGCTTGACGCCATCGGCGTGGGCATAGGGCCGGGAAATTTCACGGGCATTCGCATCGCAGTATCCGCCGCGCGTGGTCTGGCGCTTGCGCTCAACATCCCGGCGGTGGGCGTCAGCGCGTTTGACGCTTTGCGCCTTGGATCGCATGGTCCAGCAATCTGCACTGTCGATGCACGCCGGGAAACGGTTTTTGCCCAAGGCTATGAGACCGACACGTTGGCCTCACCCGCATTGGTCCACTTCGCGGACCTACCGTCAGACGTGCCTGTGATTGGCGCAAACGGCGCAAACCCCTCGCTTCCTGTGGCAGTCGCGATCGCCAGGATCACTGCAACGCGATTTGCGCAAACCACTGACGCGCCTGCGCCGCTTTATCTGCGCGCCGCAGATGCCGCCCCTGCGCGCGACGCACCACCGCAGATCGTCCCGTGA